The following proteins come from a genomic window of Nostoc sp. TCL26-01:
- a CDS encoding ABC exporter membrane fusion protein, which produces MSQNLLLKPANKGLIALVIAATTMTAGIAFYAVSQFGQASKTAASDTTPTVATAQKVSALGRLEPETEVMSLSAPLALDGDRVAQILVKEGDIVKAGEVVAILDSRARLQTAVFQAQKEVQVAQAKLNQVKAGAKVGEIRAQQASVERLQAQSQGDKTAQQQTVARIAAQWEGDRIAQEATIKKLEAELNNAQAEYQRYQQLYTEGAISSSAIDGKRLSLETAKQQLDEAKAILNRINSTASKELAEAKVALNRINTTGSKQISEAQATLTSIAEVRPVDVQAAQTEVENAIASLQRTKTDLEAAYIKAPLAGQILKIHTRVGEKISDDGIVDLAQTAQMLAVAEVYQTEIGKVKLGQSAVITGQAFTGELRGKVSHIGLQVNRQNVFSNQPGENLDSRIVEVKIRLNPEDSKRVTGLTNLQVQTEIALSK; this is translated from the coding sequence ATGAGCCAAAACTTATTATTGAAGCCTGCGAATAAAGGATTAATTGCTTTAGTAATTGCCGCAACTACCATGACTGCGGGAATTGCGTTTTACGCAGTTTCTCAGTTTGGACAAGCTAGTAAAACGGCTGCATCTGATACTACACCCACTGTAGCAACAGCCCAAAAAGTATCAGCTTTAGGCAGACTAGAACCGGAAACAGAAGTGATGAGTTTGTCTGCACCCTTGGCCTTAGATGGCGATCGCGTAGCGCAAATCTTAGTTAAAGAAGGTGATATCGTCAAGGCTGGAGAAGTAGTAGCAATTTTAGACTCCCGCGCCCGCTTGCAAACTGCCGTATTTCAAGCTCAAAAAGAAGTTCAAGTCGCGCAAGCCAAACTCAATCAAGTCAAAGCTGGAGCCAAAGTTGGAGAAATTCGCGCCCAACAAGCGAGTGTCGAACGTTTGCAAGCCCAATCCCAGGGAGACAAAACCGCCCAACAGCAAACTGTTGCCCGGATAGCAGCCCAATGGGAAGGAGATAGAATTGCTCAAGAAGCGACAATTAAGAAACTAGAAGCAGAACTGAATAACGCTCAAGCAGAATACCAACGTTACCAACAACTTTACACAGAAGGAGCCATTTCTAGTTCAGCGATTGACGGTAAACGCCTCAGTTTAGAAACTGCCAAACAGCAACTAGACGAAGCTAAAGCCATCTTGAACAGAATTAACTCCACAGCCAGCAAGGAACTAGCCGAAGCCAAAGTAGCACTCAACCGAATTAACACTACAGGTAGTAAACAAATCAGCGAAGCCCAAGCCACCCTTACCAGTATTGCCGAAGTTCGTCCCGTAGATGTGCAAGCTGCCCAAACAGAAGTAGAAAATGCGATCGCCTCACTGCAACGCACCAAAACAGACTTGGAAGCAGCGTACATCAAAGCGCCATTAGCAGGGCAGATTCTCAAAATTCATACACGAGTAGGCGAAAAAATTAGCGATGACGGCATCGTTGACTTAGCCCAAACTGCCCAAATGCTAGCAGTAGCAGAAGTCTATCAAACCGAGATTGGCAAAGTCAAACTAGGACAATCAGCAGTAATTACCGGACAAGCTTTTACAGGCGAATTGCGAGGTAAGGTTTCCCATATCGGCTTGCAAGTGAACAGACAAAATGTTTTTAGCAACCAACCAGGCGAAAACCTCGATAGCCGAATCGTTGAAGTCAAAATTCGTCTCAACCCCGAAGACAGCAAACGAGTCACAGGTTTGACTAACTTGCAAGTGCAAACAGAAATTGCATTATCAAAGTGA
- a CDS encoding TetR/AcrR family transcriptional regulator, translated as MPKIVDHDQYRKDLLSKCFDLFAQKGYGSITMRQIAQGLQVSTGTLYHYFPSKEALFEQLVEEISQQDISAALAEMDGAKTLAEAMTALGRYLVRHEDYCIKWTYIWVDYCQYQDVNDVRNNSVFKRVNRRYQQAVCDFLGIQDTVIATFVLSLINGLILEKLWCNETIDFPEQCDLLGKMLAAYLQQNRPNILATKHS; from the coding sequence ATGCCTAAGATTGTTGACCATGACCAATATCGGAAGGATCTGCTCAGTAAATGCTTTGATTTATTCGCGCAAAAAGGTTATGGCTCTATCACCATGAGGCAGATTGCTCAAGGCTTACAAGTTTCTACAGGGACGCTATATCATTACTTTCCTAGTAAAGAGGCTTTATTTGAGCAATTAGTGGAGGAAATTAGTCAACAAGATATCAGTGCAGCTTTAGCCGAAATGGATGGAGCGAAAACATTAGCAGAGGCAATGACAGCCTTGGGTAGATATTTAGTTAGACACGAAGATTACTGTATTAAATGGACATATATCTGGGTTGATTATTGTCAATACCAAGATGTCAATGATGTCAGAAATAACAGTGTATTTAAACGTGTTAATAGACGTTATCAGCAGGCGGTGTGCGACTTTTTAGGAATTCAAGATACAGTGATAGCGACCTTTGTGTTGAGCTTAATCAATGGTTTGATCTTAGAAAAGTTGTGGTGTAATGAAACAATTGACTTTCCTGAACAATGTGATTTACTCGGAAAAATGCTAGCAGCTTATTTGCAGCAAAATAGACCAAATATATTAGCCACAAAACATTCATGA
- a CDS encoding XisI protein: MDKLTDYPQLIKRILSEYVELSNRHANSDIETFLLVDESKAHYIWMNLGWQNGDRISDMTVYVRIRDGKFWIEEDWTEDGIATDLVRAGVPKEDIVLAFHEPEMRQYTDFAVAS, translated from the coding sequence ATGGATAAATTAACGGATTATCCTCAATTAATTAAGCGCATTTTGTCTGAGTATGTAGAACTGAGTAATCGCCATGCAAATTCAGATATTGAGACATTTTTGCTTGTTGATGAATCAAAAGCTCATTATATTTGGATGAATCTTGGTTGGCAAAATGGCGATCGCATTAGTGATATGACTGTCTATGTCCGCATTCGTGATGGCAAGTTCTGGATTGAAGAGGATTGGACTGAAGATGGTATCGCCACTGATCTGGTTCGTGCAGGTGTCCCCAAGGAAGACATAGTGCTGGCATTCCATGAGCCGGAGATGAGACAGTATACAGATTTTGCTGTAGCTTCCTAA
- a CDS encoding element excision factor XisH family protein gives MYIAISKVVYKSFFTQDVTQLILNKHQLPIIVVDLESEEITQWIN, from the coding sequence TTGTATATCGCTATCAGTAAAGTAGTCTACAAAAGTTTCTTTACTCAGGATGTAACTCAACTCATTCTCAATAAACATCAACTTCCAATCATTGTTGTAGATTTAGAGTCCGAGGAGATTACGCAATGGATAAATTAA
- a CDS encoding aspartate kinase, which translates to MALIVQKFGGSSVGSVERIQAVAQRISKTVQAGNSLVVVVSAMGKTTDGLVKLANEISTNPCRREMDMLLSTGEQVTIALLSMALQELGQPAISMTGAQVGIVTEAEHTRARILHIETERLMRHINEGKVVVVAGFQGISSNGDLEITTLGRGGSDTSAVALAAALQANFCEIYTDVPGILTTDPRLVPEAQLMSEITCNEMLELASLGAKVLHPRAVEIARNYGMPLVVKSSWTDDPGTWVTTPKPQGRSLVNLELARSVDEVEFDTNQAKVALLRVPDKPGVAAKLFGEIARQNVDVDLIIQSIHEGNSNDIAFTVTTPILKRAEAVATAIAPSLRNPSNPKSDEAEVMVEQDIAKVSIAGAGMIGRPGVAAKMFATLAEAGVNIQMISTSEVKVSCVVDATDGDRAVTALRQAFEIEAGEQGSRGAEEQRALNSPLPLRPSVPLPSLPPVRGVALDLNQARLAIRQVPDRPGMAAKLFGILAQHNISVDMIIQSQRCRVIDGVPRRDIAFTVPRMDGETAQKLLTQVAPELGWGDVVLDSAIAKVSIVGAGMVGQPGVAAKMFAALAQNQINIQMIATSEIKISCVVSQEQGVQALQVIHSAFELAGSEKFVVPA; encoded by the coding sequence ATGGCGCTCATAGTTCAAAAATTCGGTGGTTCATCTGTTGGTTCAGTCGAACGTATTCAAGCTGTTGCACAGCGTATCTCTAAAACGGTACAAGCAGGAAATTCACTAGTCGTAGTAGTTTCCGCAATGGGTAAAACCACCGATGGACTTGTCAAACTGGCTAATGAAATTTCCACCAATCCCTGCCGCCGGGAGATGGATATGCTACTATCCACAGGTGAGCAAGTGACGATCGCTCTCCTCAGTATGGCATTGCAGGAACTCGGACAACCAGCAATTTCCATGACAGGCGCGCAAGTAGGCATTGTCACTGAAGCTGAACATACCCGCGCGCGAATTTTACACATCGAAACTGAACGGTTGATGCGCCATATCAACGAAGGGAAAGTTGTAGTAGTCGCTGGATTTCAAGGTATATCCAGCAATGGAGACTTAGAAATTACCACTCTAGGACGTGGTGGTTCTGATACATCAGCTGTAGCTTTGGCAGCAGCTTTACAAGCAAATTTTTGTGAAATTTATACAGACGTACCAGGGATTTTAACTACAGATCCTCGCCTCGTTCCCGAAGCACAGTTGATGAGTGAAATCACTTGTAATGAAATGCTGGAGTTAGCAAGTCTAGGGGCAAAGGTGTTACATCCTCGTGCAGTGGAAATTGCCCGTAACTATGGGATGCCGTTAGTAGTCAAGTCTAGCTGGACAGATGATCCTGGTACTTGGGTAACAACACCCAAACCCCAAGGGCGATCGCTTGTCAATCTTGAACTAGCCCGGTCAGTTGATGAGGTAGAATTTGACACCAACCAAGCCAAGGTTGCTCTGTTGCGCGTACCCGACAAACCAGGGGTGGCAGCCAAGTTATTTGGCGAAATTGCTCGGCAAAATGTAGACGTAGATTTAATTATCCAATCAATTCACGAAGGTAACAGTAATGACATTGCCTTTACTGTCACCACACCCATATTAAAACGCGCAGAAGCCGTAGCCACAGCGATCGCTCCCTCCCTACGCAACCCATCTAACCCCAAATCTGACGAAGCAGAAGTGATGGTAGAACAAGACATCGCCAAAGTCAGTATTGCTGGCGCAGGGATGATCGGTCGTCCAGGGGTAGCAGCTAAAATGTTTGCCACCCTAGCGGAAGCAGGCGTAAACATCCAAATGATTTCCACCAGCGAAGTCAAAGTGAGTTGCGTAGTCGATGCCACAGATGGCGATCGCGCCGTCACAGCCCTACGTCAAGCCTTTGAAATTGAAGCAGGGGAGCAGGGGAGCAGGGGAGCAGAGGAGCAAAGAGCTTTAAATTCCCCTCTACCCCTCCGCCCCTCCGTCCCTCTGCCTAGTCTCCCCCCCGTTCGCGGTGTCGCCTTGGATCTCAACCAAGCCCGTCTAGCAATTCGCCAAGTCCCAGATCGTCCAGGTATGGCGGCAAAGTTGTTTGGTATATTGGCACAACACAATATCAGTGTAGACATGATTATTCAGTCTCAACGCTGTCGTGTGATTGATGGTGTTCCCCGGCGAGATATTGCTTTTACGGTTCCTCGGATGGATGGGGAAACTGCTCAGAAATTACTTACCCAAGTAGCCCCAGAGTTAGGTTGGGGTGATGTTGTCTTGGATAGTGCGATCGCTAAGGTAAGTATCGTTGGTGCGGGGATGGTAGGACAACCCGGTGTAGCTGCTAAAATGTTTGCCGCCTTAGCCCAAAATCAAATCAACATTCAAATGATTGCTACTTCGGAAATTAAAATTAGTTGTGTTGTCTCTCAAGAGCAAGGTGTGCAAGCTTTACAAGTCATTCACTCGGCTTTTGAGTTAGCTGGGAGTGAAAAGTTTGTCGTTCCTGCCTAG
- a CDS encoding DUF1338 domain-containing protein, with amino-acid sequence MTNIAQNLFSLLWQEYSARVTYARTYQQMITAGGGTVANDHIAFRSLRLSVDSPHGQVNLGIDYIGQIAEALGYVVAGEYTFPQTHLYACHYHHPQQAEFDLPKLFISELIVDELPEQIAQLIYQTVSSIQDQLPVSSTSLVQATKSDDVIVQQLQKVFTRPWLPPRRSVVETVNQVTQYGAWVLLHGYAVNHFTGYVNRHNTPQYPDIDTTALGLANLGVPMKAEIEGDFYCGLRQTATQAIKELVTVIDDISGAEIQIPWTYAYYEIAQRYFIELEPGKSVLFDSFLGNNAQQLFEMTRINQ; translated from the coding sequence ATGACTAACATCGCACAAAATCTTTTTTCCCTACTTTGGCAAGAATACAGTGCCAGAGTGACTTATGCCCGCACCTATCAACAGATGATTACGGCGGGGGGAGGGACTGTTGCTAACGATCATATCGCCTTTCGGTCATTGCGTTTGTCAGTTGATAGTCCACATGGTCAAGTAAATCTAGGAATTGACTACATAGGACAAATAGCTGAAGCTTTGGGTTATGTCGTTGCTGGAGAATATACTTTTCCGCAAACCCATCTTTATGCTTGTCATTATCATCATCCACAACAAGCAGAATTTGATTTACCCAAGTTGTTTATTAGTGAGTTGATTGTCGATGAATTACCTGAGCAAATTGCTCAACTAATTTATCAAACAGTATCTTCAATTCAAGATCAATTACCAGTTTCTTCCACCTCACTAGTACAAGCCACAAAAAGCGATGATGTCATAGTTCAACAACTACAAAAAGTTTTTACTCGCCCTTGGTTACCACCTCGACGTTCTGTTGTAGAAACAGTAAATCAAGTGACTCAATATGGTGCATGGGTATTGTTGCACGGTTATGCTGTAAACCATTTCACCGGTTATGTGAATCGCCACAACACTCCCCAATATCCAGACATCGATACAACTGCGCTTGGTTTAGCTAATTTGGGTGTACCGATGAAAGCAGAAATTGAAGGTGATTTTTACTGTGGATTACGTCAAACAGCTACTCAGGCAATTAAAGAGTTAGTCACAGTCATTGATGACATTAGTGGTGCAGAAATTCAGATTCCTTGGACTTATGCTTATTACGAAATTGCCCAGCGTTATTTTATTGAATTAGAACCAGGCAAATCAGTCCTGTTTGATTCCTTTCTCGGCAATAATGCCCAACAATTATTTGAAATGACCCGAATCAATCAATAA
- a CDS encoding acetyl ornithine aminotransferase family protein: protein MLTIPINQDLPHIPRLVTSIPGPRAKAIVQRDRTVTSPSYTRDYPLVVARGEGCMVEDVDGNVFLDMTAGIAVTATGHAHPEVVKAIQVQSARLLHMSGTDFYYEPLVELAEQLANRAPLIDGAKVFFTNSGAESNEGAIKLARYYTKRSLLIAFLGAFHGRTYGAMSLTGSKTVQRANFGPLLPGVTHIPYGTNASLDYLENHLFNTIIPPHEVAAIIVEPIQGEGGYIVPEDGFLQRIRNICDRYGILMIVDEVQSGMGRTGRLFAIEHWSVMPDIITTAKGLASGLPLGAILARPELMTWPPGSHATTFGGNPVACAASLATLQLLDSGLMTNATAMGEVLQAGLTKLHEKYPRMSLPRGKGLMVAVDLLDEDGHLDSTLRDRLIQAAFLRGLLLLGCGKAAIRFCPPLVINNEQIQIALQIIAAILDN, encoded by the coding sequence ATGTTAACTATCCCGATTAATCAAGATTTACCTCATATACCTCGTTTAGTGACATCAATACCAGGCCCTCGTGCCAAGGCTATTGTACAACGCGATCGCACCGTCACATCTCCTTCTTATACCCGTGATTATCCCTTGGTTGTCGCCCGTGGTGAGGGTTGTATGGTGGAAGATGTAGATGGTAACGTGTTTTTAGATATGACCGCAGGTATTGCTGTGACTGCTACTGGACACGCCCACCCAGAAGTAGTTAAGGCAATTCAAGTCCAATCAGCGCGGCTATTACATATGTCGGGGACGGATTTTTATTATGAACCACTGGTGGAATTAGCAGAACAGTTAGCTAACCGCGCCCCTTTGATTGATGGTGCTAAGGTATTTTTCACTAACTCCGGGGCTGAATCAAACGAAGGAGCGATCAAACTAGCTCGATATTACACCAAGCGATCGCTGCTCATCGCTTTTTTAGGCGCATTCCACGGGCGGACTTATGGCGCTATGTCTTTGACTGGTTCTAAAACTGTACAACGAGCTAATTTTGGGCCATTACTACCAGGCGTAACTCATATCCCTTACGGTACAAACGCTAGCCTAGATTATTTAGAAAATCATCTGTTTAACACAATCATTCCTCCCCATGAAGTAGCAGCAATTATCGTCGAACCGATTCAAGGTGAAGGTGGTTATATTGTACCGGAAGATGGTTTCTTACAGAGAATTCGCAATATCTGCGATCGCTACGGCATCTTAATGATAGTGGATGAAGTGCAATCTGGCATGGGACGTACAGGTCGTCTATTTGCCATTGAACATTGGAGTGTTATGCCCGATATCATTACCACTGCTAAAGGTCTGGCTAGTGGTCTGCCTTTGGGGGCTATTTTAGCCCGACCTGAGTTAATGACTTGGCCGCCTGGTTCCCACGCTACCACATTCGGCGGTAATCCTGTGGCTTGTGCTGCTAGTCTTGCTACTTTGCAACTATTAGACAGTGGCTTAATGACAAATGCTACAGCAATGGGAGAAGTTTTACAAGCTGGGTTGACTAAATTACATGAAAAATATCCCAGAATGTCTCTACCTAGAGGTAAAGGGTTGATGGTAGCTGTGGACTTGTTGGATGAAGACGGTCATCTGGATTCTACATTACGCGATCGCCTGATTCAAGCAGCTTTTTTACGAGGTCTGTTACTACTAGGTTGTGGTAAAGCCGCAATTCGTTTCTGTCCACCCTTAGTTATTAACAATGAACAAATACAAATCGCGCTCCAGATTATTGCAGCTATTTTAGACAACTAG
- a CDS encoding Uma2 family endonuclease, whose translation MTQAIPKLVTFQEFVDWLPENPGVRYELHNGDIVEMAQPVGDHEEVKSFLCIEIPVEIKRLGLPYGIPNQVIVRPPEKDSGYFPDVLVLNRANLVNETLWKKASTLSLGASIPLVIEIVSTNWRDDYYVKYADYEEMGIPEYWIIDYAALGGRNFIGNPKQPTVSVCNLVDGEYQVSKFRDSDRIISQTLPELNLTASQIFAAGLA comes from the coding sequence ATGACTCAAGCCATACCCAAGCTAGTAACTTTCCAGGAATTTGTCGATTGGCTACCCGAAAACCCCGGAGTACGCTACGAACTACATAACGGAGACATTGTGGAAATGGCACAACCAGTAGGCGACCATGAAGAAGTTAAGAGCTTTCTCTGTATCGAAATTCCCGTAGAAATCAAACGTTTAGGATTACCATATGGTATCCCCAACCAAGTGATAGTTAGACCTCCAGAAAAGGATTCTGGTTACTTTCCTGATGTATTGGTATTAAATCGGGCAAATCTGGTCAATGAAACATTATGGAAAAAAGCATCTACCCTCAGTTTAGGAGCATCCATCCCTTTGGTGATTGAGATTGTCTCAACCAACTGGCGAGATGATTACTACGTGAAATATGCTGATTACGAGGAGATGGGTATCCCTGAATACTGGATTATAGATTATGCCGCTTTAGGTGGACGTAATTTTATCGGCAACCCCAAACAACCGACCGTTTCTGTGTGTAACTTAGTTGATGGAGAATATCAAGTCAGCAAATTTCGAGATAGCGATCGCATTATCTCCCAAACGCTTCCCGAATTAAATCTTACAGCTAGTCAAATTTTTGCCGCAGGTTTAGCGTAG
- a CDS encoding response regulator, which yields MSREEKNSIPTNSYSPTLAGVRVLIVDDEPDIRDLITFILEDYDVAVTAVSSAQEALETLSLSLPDILISDIGMPEVDGYMLMRQLRQQPPQQGGNLPAIALTAYAGEINQQQAINAGFQLHISKPVDPDALIEAISSLLNSSKN from the coding sequence ATGAGCCGTGAGGAGAAAAATTCTATACCTACTAACTCTTACTCCCCCACACTTGCGGGTGTGCGGGTTTTAATAGTAGACGATGAACCAGATATCCGAGACTTAATCACCTTTATCCTAGAAGATTATGATGTGGCAGTCACGGCAGTATCATCAGCACAAGAAGCATTAGAAACCTTATCTCTATCACTCCCAGATATTCTCATCAGCGATATTGGGATGCCAGAGGTAGATGGTTATATGCTGATGCGCCAACTCAGACAGCAACCACCACAACAGGGAGGAAATCTACCAGCGATCGCCCTCACCGCTTATGCTGGAGAAATCAATCAGCAACAGGCAATCAACGCTGGCTTTCAACTGCACATATCCAAACCCGTAGATCCTGATGCTTTAATTGAGGCAATTAGTAGTTTGCTCAACTCTAGCAAAAATTAA
- a CDS encoding metallophosphoesterase codes for MKLISEPSIPVKIHKMKERVRWQHPSIVQRGIDQTSLVIDDGRDENPEFSFMVIGDSGTKSHYGSHPQRQVAELMLAHKDQCRFVLHTGDVIYVVGSHEYYPANFIEPYREFLVGGENPHKIASDRMTFNLPFLPVLGNHDYYDVPLMYRLLTGSTLRLRRMLRYKDFEIGWHGSNQGDAYAKAFIDYLAAFNTPEALHRHLDQHYTAKTDTGRCLRYLPGEFTRVPNRYYTFRYGGIDFFALDSNTWNTPSPLPTTPAGDIYRRELQQRRQEIDQEERQILGECDTLNPDHPDDAEQLDDLSAKLDQINEVKIDIEKQLASHNTPNIDFEQLDWLRSRLIASWNTTEVRGRIIFFHHPPYVTEATKWNQAQTLAVRHRLRWVFNQVAETLGSLVKERPIVDLIFNGHAHCLEYLRTVDTGYADSHLNCIISGGSGRRPRRQRPEGTELMEIFHDHSGRSVRKVADSLLYVGRSDQNSPKRLPYSAVRIDVQAGNPPQFIVRPLVAERVEEQWHKHELAPLVI; via the coding sequence ATGAAATTAATTTCCGAACCATCAATTCCTGTAAAAATTCACAAGATGAAGGAGAGAGTGCGATGGCAGCATCCTAGCATCGTCCAGCGCGGCATCGACCAAACCAGTCTAGTAATTGATGATGGCCGAGACGAAAATCCAGAATTTTCGTTTATGGTCATTGGTGATAGTGGTACAAAGTCACACTACGGTTCTCATCCCCAAAGGCAGGTGGCAGAACTAATGCTGGCACATAAAGATCAGTGCCGCTTTGTGTTACACACTGGAGATGTCATTTATGTGGTAGGTTCCCATGAGTATTACCCAGCTAACTTTATCGAACCTTACCGGGAGTTTTTAGTGGGTGGCGAGAACCCGCACAAAATTGCTAGCGATCGCATGACGTTTAATCTACCCTTTTTACCAGTATTAGGCAACCATGATTACTATGATGTCCCTTTAATGTATCGCTTGCTGACCGGAAGTACGTTACGCTTACGACGAATGCTACGCTACAAAGATTTTGAGATCGGTTGGCACGGTTCTAATCAAGGTGATGCTTACGCCAAAGCATTTATTGATTATCTCGCAGCCTTTAACACCCCAGAAGCATTACATCGTCATTTAGACCAGCACTACACAGCTAAAACAGATACAGGTCGCTGTCTACGTTACTTACCTGGAGAATTCACCCGCGTCCCCAACCGTTATTATACTTTCCGTTACGGTGGTATTGATTTTTTTGCCCTTGATTCTAACACTTGGAATACACCCTCACCTTTACCCACAACCCCAGCCGGAGACATTTACCGCCGGGAATTACAACAGCGTCGCCAAGAAATAGATCAAGAAGAAAGACAAATCTTAGGAGAATGCGACACCCTCAACCCAGATCATCCAGATGATGCCGAACAACTTGATGACCTCAGCGCCAAATTAGACCAAATCAATGAAGTCAAAATCGATATCGAAAAGCAATTAGCATCCCACAACACACCAAATATAGATTTTGAACAACTAGACTGGCTGCGAAGTCGGCTGATTGCATCGTGGAACACTACAGAAGTACGCGGCAGAATTATTTTTTTCCACCATCCCCCCTACGTGACTGAGGCGACAAAATGGAATCAAGCACAAACTTTAGCAGTTCGTCATCGTTTGCGCTGGGTATTTAACCAAGTTGCCGAAACCCTCGGTTCTCTGGTTAAAGAACGTCCCATAGTTGATTTAATTTTCAACGGTCATGCCCACTGTCTAGAATATCTCCGTACAGTTGATACAGGTTATGCTGACTCACATCTCAACTGCATTATTTCTGGTGGTAGTGGTCGTCGTCCTCGTCGTCAACGACCAGAAGGAACAGAATTAATGGAGATTTTTCATGATCATTCTGGACGTTCTGTGCGAAAAGTTGCCGATTCACTGCTGTATGTGGGACGTAGTGACCAAAATTCACCCAAGCGATTACCCTATTCTGCTGTACGGATTGATGTACAAGCCGGAAATCCACCCCAGTTTATTGTCAGACCTTTGGTTGCAGAACGAGTAGAAGAACAATGGCACAAGCACGAGTTAGCACCATTGGTAATTTGA
- the rplY gene encoding 50S ribosomal protein L25, whose amino-acid sequence MSLTVESKTRPEGSKPNALRRSGLIPANLYGHKGRESISLVVDAKVVERLLKAAAVNKTEIELNIPELEWTGKTVLKEVQTHPAKGTVYHISFCATAKD is encoded by the coding sequence ATGTCTCTGACAGTCGAATCTAAAACTCGACCAGAAGGCAGCAAACCCAATGCGCTGCGCCGTTCTGGACTTATCCCTGCTAACTTGTACGGACACAAAGGTAGAGAATCAATTTCTTTGGTAGTTGATGCCAAAGTTGTGGAACGTCTACTCAAAGCTGCTGCTGTTAACAAAACAGAAATTGAACTCAACATTCCTGAACTAGAATGGACTGGAAAAACTGTACTCAAAGAAGTGCAGACACATCCAGCTAAAGGTACAGTGTACCATATCAGTTTTTGTGCCACTGCTAAAGACTAA